The following nucleotide sequence is from Staphylococcus chromogenes.
CTGGTAATTGTTCACGCGCTTCTTCGTACATATCATCTTCGTATTTAAGACAGCACATGAGTCGCCCACACGCGCCAGAAATTTTCGCCGGATTTAAAGAAAGATTTTGATCTTTCGCCATTTTAATAGAGACCGGTTCAAAGTCCCCTAAAAATGTTGAACAGCATAGGGAACGGCCACAAGGCCCAATGCCACCGAGTAATTTCGCTTCATCTCGAACACCAATTTGTCTCAATTCAATACGTGTTTTTAATTTTTGAGCGAGTAAACGGACTAATTTACGGAAATCAATGCGTTCATCGGCAGTAAAGTTAAAAATGACTTTCGAGCGATCTAATGTATATTCACAGTTAACAAGACGCATATCTAAACCGAGTTCAGCAACATACGTTTTACATAACGATAAAGCTTCATCGGCCGCAGATTCATTAGACATTTGCGTCTCCAAATCTTGTTCAGATGCAATACGCACCACAGATTTTAATGGTTGCGCGACGTCCTCTCCGTTAATGGTTTTCGGCTCATGTTTGACACTGCCAAGTTCAAAACCACGATGAGATTCTACAACGACATATGTTCCTTCACATAAATCCCCTTCACAAGGCGCATAATATTCTAGGGTATTCGCTTTTTTAAAATAGATTCCTACCACTACACACATGCGCTTCACCCCTTTACTTTAATTGCAATTTGCTCAAATACCAGCGTTGGATTCACATTTTGATTGAGCTTTTTATGTGCTTCTGTAATTTGTTCAATAATATACGTTAAATGCGGATAGCTTAATTGTTGTGCACGCATTTCATAATACGATTGAAGCTCTGAAAACGTAATACGTTCTATTAAACCTGATTTGGCATACATCATATCTTGGAAAAAAGCATTAACGGCTGCCAACGTTAACAATTGCAGTCGTCGGTTTTTTGCTTGTTTTAATAAATCTACAATCCCAATTAAGGCCATTTCACGTTGCTTAAGTAACCGATCACACCATTGTAAAATAGTTTTTCGCAATGTCACTAAATCCGCTTCCTCATTCAGTTGTTGCGCTTCTTCAAATTGGGTGGTATAGGTACTCAGTAATTCTGCCACCGGTTTAGTGATGTCTTCTTTTTCAGAGAGTCGCGTGACAAACGTCTCTCTCGGCATCGGTTTAAAATAGACATGTTGACAGCGAGAATGTATCGTATCTAAAATTTGTTCAGGCTTAGAAGAAATTAAAATAGCTACTGTATTCGTTGGTGGTTCTTCTAAAAATTTTAATATGCTATTTTCCCCTTGCACGGTCAACCGCTCAAAATCTTGAATCACATAGACTTTATAATCACTTTCAATCGGTAATTGATTCATGTGATGTACGAGTTGTTCAATGCGCTCTTTTTTTATCGTCGTTTCATCCGTTTTAACATAATGAAAATCAGGATGATTCATCTCTTTAACTTTAGTAGCACATTGGCTATTCGTCTGACATAAAATATGGGTCGCAAACGTAAAAGCAGTTGAGGACATCGCCTCTAGATCATCCCCTTCAAATAAATAGGCGTGCGAAAGTTTTTGATTTTCGTAGGCTTTAAGTAATTGATCAATCTCCTTCATGTCACGTCTCCTTTATTTTTTCTCGATGATAG
It contains:
- a CDS encoding PSP1 domain-containing protein yields the protein MCVVVGIYFKKANTLEYYAPCEGDLCEGTYVVVESHRGFELGSVKHEPKTINGEDVAQPLKSVVRIASEQDLETQMSNESAADEALSLCKTYVAELGLDMRLVNCEYTLDRSKVIFNFTADERIDFRKLVRLLAQKLKTRIELRQIGVRDEAKLLGGIGPCGRSLCCSTFLGDFEPVSIKMAKDQNLSLNPAKISGACGRLMCCLKYEDDMYEEAREQLPDVGEIVDTPEGRGEVVSLNVINVSMHVKVEGLEQPLEYHIEELNTIK
- a CDS encoding DNA polymerase III subunit delta' C-terminal domain-containing protein yields the protein MKEIDQLLKAYENQKLSHAYLFEGDDLEAMSSTAFTFATHILCQTNSQCATKVKEMNHPDFHYVKTDETTIKKERIEQLVHHMNQLPIESDYKVYVIQDFERLTVQGENSILKFLEEPPTNTVAILISSKPEQILDTIHSRCQHVYFKPMPRETFVTRLSEKEDITKPVAELLSTYTTQFEEAQQLNEEADLVTLRKTILQWCDRLLKQREMALIGIVDLLKQAKNRRLQLLTLAAVNAFFQDMMYAKSGLIERITFSELQSYYEMRAQQLSYPHLTYIIEQITEAHKKLNQNVNPTLVFEQIAIKVKG